From the Candidatus Methanomethylicota archaeon genome, the window TGAAACTAAAACTATGCACATCATATGCCGAAGTGCCACCAAACCAACCACTAACAATAATTGGAAGCGGAGAAACACTAGAAATATCAATAAACCAAGGAAACGCAGCAAAAACACTACAAATAAACATTGGAAGCAAAATAGCAGTATGGAAGATTAATTGAAAAATAAATTCGTCCTAAATTTTAATTCAATGATTTTTTAAATGATCTTCATAATCATGTGAGCATATATGATGATACTATTAAAAACCTCTTTAGCTTCTTCGTAAGTATCTTTTCATAGTATTTGAACAAAAATTATAATTTTTTGCTTTAGAAATAACGATAAATAAAATAATATTGTTCTCTTACCATCCATATTTGTTTATATATGCTTTAGAATAGCCATATATCCAAGCTAATCTTTTTAGAAAATAGTGAATCGGCAGGAGAAAAGATGTACTATCCTTTGTTAATAGATAAATGAAAATGCTATGCCTTAAACCAGAGAGCAAAGGAAGAGGTGGGAGAAATCTTATAGGTGTGACTTCTCCAGAATGCTTTCTTGCCACATAGTAGGCTCCATAACCATACCAGTAATATTCCTTTAGCAAGTCTCTCAATCTTTGTCTTGTGATGTGATAATAGTATGCTGTGGGATTCATCGCTAACCTCCATCCAGCTTTCCTCATTCTTCTACTTAGATCTCCATCCTCACCAGCACCCCTTATTTTTGTATCATATCCACCAACGCTTTTTATTGCACTCACCCTATAAATTGTGCCAGCACTACCAACACTTTCTAACTCCTTGATATTCGCCCTACGCAATCCATAGTACAGCCAAGTATATCCCTCAAGTTTTGATATCCAACTTTTACCTATATGTTTGGTTATCGCTTCAGCAGCTCCAAGTTTTTCATCAGACATTATGAATTTTACTTGTTTGAGTATGAAATCTCTTGGAATTACGTGGTCGCCATCAACCCATTGTATGAACTCTCCTGTAGCATTATCTACCACCATTTGCCTAGCATATGCTAATCCTCTTCCCTCATCAGAGAGCAATTTATATGAAATACTGGAATTCTTTAATGTTTGCGTTATTATCTCTACGGTTCTGTCTTTCGACATTCCATCCACTACAATTAACTCAAGTAAATTGGCTGGATAGTTAACTTTAAGAATGCTATCAATTGTGAATTGAATAGTTGGCTCATTATTTTTAACGCATAAGCCTATAGTAACCTTCGGTAACATTTCCAAATCAATACTTCCTTAGAAGATGGATAATAAATACTTAATTAACCCTTTATTTATACTTTAAATCTTTGAGCTTTCAATATATTCCTTTTAGCAAGTTGGGTTTTAATAGATTCATATACTTTTAGATCTAACATTCTTTTCATAACTTCTTTATCTGAAACTCTTCTTACATATTTTTGTATAAACATTCTTTTCCTTATTATCCCTTTGAGTTTTACTATAGGCCAAAGCATCGCTTTAACATATGCAGACGCATGCTTTATTCTTCCTTTAAATATCAACCTTATGGTAAAGAAAATGTAACGAATGTAAAGATATGCTACATATTTTATGGCATTTTTAGCTGAATAATTTTTAATTAGTGTAGTTATTTGGTTCTTCCTACTATGATACAATATAAATGGTCTCGGAAGTTCTTCACTACCAGAAGATATTGTCGCTGAACCATAATGGTATACTATTGAGTCTGAGATGAATGCTACCTTCATTCCATGGAGCCAACATCTCCAACATAAGTCCGTCTCCTCATAATTTATGAAATAATCTTCATCCAATAAACCTACTTTTCTGAGTATACTCCTCCTTATCACTATTGCTGCTCCTTGAGCATAAAACACTTCATATGGCTTGCTAAATCTTTCATCATCGTATTCGCCACTTCCAATTATTAGAACTCTACCAATATAATCGATTACGCCTCCCCCCGAATCTATACAAGCCCTATTCTTTAACGACCTCAACTTACATTGCGCGATTCCAACGTCATTATACTTCAGCATGAAGTTTACCAATTTCTCTAGCCAATCTGGTTCCACCTCTGTATCATTATTAAGAAGAACTATAAACTCGCTCCTTGGATCCGAAAATCTTATTCCAATATTATTTCCCTTAGCGAAGCCATAGTTTTTATCTAATGGGATAAATTTGATGCTATTGTTATTCAATTTCTTAATTTCATTTTCCAACCACTCACGACTCCCATCCTTAGAACAGTTATCCACAAATAATATTTCAAAATTAGGATAATTTGTTAGAAGCAGTGATTTAAAACAGTTTTTAATAAATTTCATTCCATTATAATTCAAAACTATGACTGAACATTTTGGAGATGATGACATATTGCAACACAAATCATTGTTTTTATATTTTGCTATAAAATCGTTGCTATAACAATTCAACCTTATTAATGTAAAGGTTTACTAGTTGAAGAATGGACTTCATTTTTTGAAATATCTATTAGCCTTACGATTTTCTCCGCTATTGCTTTGCGACAAAGATTGTTGCGCCAGAAATGACTTATACTTTGTGGATCATAATAACCAGCTTCCCATTTATGGGCATCTATTAGTAGTGCATTGAGTAAGGGGAGCTCAGTAAAGTCAGTTGCTATAGTCCCTGAAAATCCTCCCAACGTTAAAAATGTAAGGCACTCAATGGGGGTACCAACAATTGTGCACCCCATACAAACAGCCTCAGCGGCAGCTATACTGAAACCTTCCCAATTGGAAGGCATGAAAAAGATCCGTGATCTTGCTAAATGACGAATAACCTCATCACGAGGAATGTAACCAGTTAAATGCAGCTGATCTGGTATTCGTGAAGAAGTTATTTTGCTGATAAGCTTTTGAATAATCTCCTTGCCAGAGCCAATTATCACTATATCATAATCAGGTTTCAAATTCGCAAATTGGCATAAAACTTTAACCATTCGGATAGTATTCTTTTGCTCTATGGCATCCCATCTTCCAAGAACCATAACCTGTTTTTCCTTCTTGAAGGGAACTGTTGTATTTACGAGGTCAGAAGCTACTGGATTTGGTACTACATAGATTTTTGAAGATAAATTGAAACCCCAATATAATAGTGAATAAGAGAGATTGATTTGAGCTTGAGGCGATTCGATTATTACTTTATCCGCTAATTTTATGTGTTCAGCAACGCGCCTAATCCTTCGACGCTTCATCAATTTGGTACGTAATACATGATAACTTCTTCTGAAGATTTCACCGAAACTTAACAAATGAAAATTTTGTAAAAGGTATCGGAAACTCAATCGTCTAGGATCAGTGGGAAAAGCATATCTACCATCACTATCAGCTTTCACTATAACAAACTTCCCAGCTTTTTTCATAGCTGATACCATAGGTAGATACCTCCTACTAAGCCAAGTGTACGCCACAATTACATCATCAGGGACTGTGCGCCAATAGTCTGTAGTTAATATTTGAGATCTAGTTGCAAATCTAATAGGGAATGGAAATCTAATAGGGTATGTCTTTAATTCTTGCTTATACAATGTAATCATTTCACTTTGAATTCCCAAGTCTAAAAAACCCAAAACAAGCTGTCCCGGGTCTTTAGTTTCATGTAAAGGTAGATATCCATCAAAAAACACTCCTATCCTCATTTCATCATCACTAGTCCTCATTGCTAATGTTATTTTGCTTTAATTTAATCTATTTAACGTTTTTCGAATGTTTGTCGATGGCTTAAATTTATTGACAACCATTTTTACTTCAGTTTAGTACTGATAGTATAAAGTTCCTATAAGTTGGAATGAGTTTTGACCATTCGAAGAGTGTTTCCAATCGTTTCCTGCTTTTATAACCTAATCGTCTCCTAAGATCTTCATCATAATATAATTTAAGTATGGCATCTGCCATGGCATCTATATCGTCGAGCTTAACATAGTGAGCATCATCATTAAAAACGCTCTTTGTACCAGGAGCTTCTTCTGCTAGAATAGGTTTGCCCGCCGCCATGTACTGGAAGAATTTCATGCGTTCAGCATAATAGCTTATGGGATGCCTGGTGGTTGAAGCTATGAAGAGGTCTGTTGCCTGAAAAGAGGTTTAGTCTATCACTACTGTTAAATGGAAGCGCACCAATTACTATTGTCTTGTCTTTTATGTTTAATTCTTTAAGAAGCTTTAACGTTTGCACGTCTATGCTGAGCAACTGTAATATTAGTACGGCATTCTTCAGTCTGTTGGATATCAGCTGAAAGGCTTTTAATACTTTATCTATTCCTTGGAGGTCTAAGTTAATAGGTCTCCAGACACCACCACTATAAGTTATTAAAAACTTTCCTTCTAAATTAAATTTCATTCTGAATGAAGTGCCATTACCTGATTTTGGTGGATCGAAATTCTTCAAATTTATCCCATAAGGTACATATGTATACTTTTTAATTCTCAACCGTTTAGTCATTAGTTTCATGAAAGGTTTACTCCAGAATATAACTCCATCTGCTTCTTCTACAGCTTGCATTTCTATTGGATTCATCTCTTCCCACGGCCACATCCAAACATCCATCCAATCCACTATTATACTACGATCCCTTACCATCTGCTTAGATACTAATGCCAATGGTGTATTAAGAGTGATAATATTTTTTTGCCTTAATTTTACTGATAGGGAGGTAGTAAAGGAAGTCATTAAGATATGCGCTAGCTAGATAATCACCAGAAATACGAGGCGTCTTCAATATTTGTCTCTCAATCTTCCTGATACCTCTACGTATAAACTGCAAACTCTTGCCTAAACCACTCATCCATTGCATATAAGCATCAACATAATTGACGATTTTAAATTCAGGCATAGCCATTTTAGCAAATATAGGCCTTCTATAAATGAATGGATCAAAAGATGTTAAATAAAGAATATTTAAGTCATTATTCACACTACACATTCAGAAATACACCTTCTGCAAAACTCTCCTTATTCTAACTAATCCTATGATGATTTAAAACTTTAGATTTCTACCAATATATTTACAATAAAATAAATCGAAAATCCTGCATTTACACGCTGAATTGAAAAGTGAGCATGTATTTTTCATATGAGAAGTTGTCTTTCAAAGCTCTCACGAGGACAATTTTCACGCTCGCTTTTAAAAGCTCATTTTTAGCATCTACTTTTCCTGTTTTCGTATAACCTAATTATACTCGTTTCACTTAACGCATCTTAACTATTTAAGTTTCCATGGTGTGGGATGTAAGACTCTCTCATCTGCTAGAGGCTTCCACCACCATTCATTCAAAATATACCATTCCACAGTTTCCCTCAAGGCTTCTTCGAAATCATATTTAGGCTTCCAGCCAAGCTCCCTCCTAATCTTTGAAGAGTTTATGCTATACCTCAAATCATGTCCAGGTCTATCTTCAACGAATTCCATCATATCCTCCCCCAACCCCATAATATTCAGTATCCTCCTAACAACCTCTATGTTTTCATATTCATTTCCAGCCGAGATATTATATATCTCCCCCGATACTCCCCTTTCGAGGACTAGTTTCAATGCTTCACAGTGATCTAGGACGTAGATCCAATCCCTAACATTCTTTCCTGAACCATATATTGGAACTTTCAATCCCAATTTAGCCCTTATTATCGTCTTTGGAATAAGCTTCTCCGGGAATTGGTATGGACCAAAATTATTAACGCACCTCGTGATTATTATGTCTAAGCCGTAGGTTCTGTGGTATGCGTGGCAGAACATGTCTGCAGCGGCTTTTGATGCTGAGTATGGGGATGATGGCTTCAACCTACTCTCCTCATCATAGGAGCCTACAAGTATATCTGAATAAACCTCATCCGTGGAAACGTGCACTATCCTCACTTTCCTATTAAATATTCTAGCATTCTCCAGGAGGTTGAAGGTTCCTATAGTATTGCTCTCTAGGAATGCTCTCGGGTCCGTTATGCTCCTATCAACATGTGTTTCAGCTGCGAAATTGACTACAGCATCAACCTCCCTAATCAATTTGCTTAGAATTGTTGAATCGTTTATATCGCCCTTAACAAACCTATATCTCTCATCCCTCTCCAAGTCTCTTAGGTTTTCTATGTTTGAGCCCACCCCCATCTTGTCGAGATTCACTATTTCCACGTTTTTCTCGGTTGTTAGCATGTATCTTATGAAGTTTGATCCTATGAATCCAAGTCCACCTGTAACCAGTATTCTCATGCTATCCCCCCCTATTTGTGTGGTGGTGTGAACCAGTCCCAAGGCTTATTGCATCTTGGGTCATCGCTTCTACCATTTATCTTCACGGGTATTATTGTTGGGTCGTTCCAAGGTCTCCTGGCTTCATCTGGATTGTTGTAATCGTATAGCTTGTTTGTGAAGTATACTAGTATTGCTGGTTCCGTTCCGAAGGCTTTGAATCCATGCCAATACCTTCCAGGTATCCTCACGATTTGCGGGTTTTCCGCTGTGGATATTATCTCATCCAACTCCTTGCTTTCATCGTCGTATGCACATATCTTCAATGCCCCCTTCACTACAACCATGTAGTCCACTTGCCCCCTCTCATGCTTATGCCATGCTCTAACAATGTTTGGGTATGTTATGGATAGGTTTGCTTGGACAATTTCATCCTTCACTATATCCTTCCAATCGATTCTGAGTATTTCTGTGAATGACCCCCTCTCATCCACAAATCTCCTCAGGGGTTTAATTATTACGCCTTCAAGCATCCTCCTTCAACTCCAAATACAATTCCTCTAGAGCTTCATTTAAACTCATGGGTTTAACCTTCAATGTTTTTGAGGCTTTTGAAACGTTTAGTGATGAGTCTCTAGGCCTCTTGGCAATCCAATTCATTTCATTCATGTAGGCTTCCTCCACAAGCCCTTCATCCAAATTAAATTTCCTAGCTATATGAATTGCGAATTCATATCTTGAAACCCTTGTGGCTCCAGACATGTGGATTATTCCAGTTAAATTCATTTCCAATGCATCCAATATCATTAGGGCTAGATTCGTGTTCAGTGTTGGTGATACGTATTGGTCTTTTAAAGCCTTAACCCTCTCTCCAGACTTAAGTTTCCCCAGAATCCATAGTGCGAAGTTCACCTTCCCAGCTGCAGGCTTAGACCCATATATTACGCTTGCCCTTGCAATCAAGCTTCTACTGCAATTCTCCATTACAGTAGTTTCCCCTAGAAGCTTTGTTAAGCCGTATGTGTTTATTGGGTTTGGCTGATCCTCCTCCCTATACATCCCCTTCAACCCATCGAATACGTAGTCTGTTGATATGTAGATCATGTGTGCATCAATTTTCTCGGAGGCTTTCGCAATGATTTTTGTGGCTTCATAATTCACCTTCAACGCCAAATCCCTATTCCTCTCGCATAGGTCTACGTCGGTTATGGCTGCGCAGTGTATGATTGCATGTGGCTTCAATTGATTTATGAGCTTCTCAACTCCATTGAAGTCTGTAATGTCCATTTTAATTTTAAATCCCATTGATGGTGGATGATTCAAGTATAAGCCATAAACCTCATGTCCACGTTCTGAAGCCAACTCCACAATTCTTGATCCCAATAGTCCACCTGCCCCAGTCACTAGAATCTTCAATTAAAACCCCTCAAACCTACAATATTATCTCTGAGTAGTCGCTTATGTGTAGTTTCACAGCCCTCCTATTCCCCTCAGATCTAACTATCCTTGAATACCTGCCCACTAAGCATTCATCAAGCCTATCAACACCACTTATACTAACATTGTCCATTATCACTGAATACTCCACTCCACTACCAATTATGCTCACATTGTTACCTATGCTTGTGTATGGTCCAATGTATGAATCCCTTATAATGCATTTCTCACCAATTATGCTTGGCCCCCTAACTACACTATTAATTATCCTCGTCCCCTCACCAATATCAACCCTACCCTCAACTTTAGAATTCTCCAAAACCCCCCTAACGCATCCAGTTATCCTCTCATCGAGGATCTTTGCATTAACAGTTAATATGTCATCCTTCTTCCCAGTGTCAAACCACCATCCCCTAACAAAGTCGTAGCCAACATTAAACCCCCTATCAATCAACATTTGAAGTGCATCAGTAATTTCAAGCTCCCCCCTCCAACTAGGCTTCAAATCCCTAATAACATCAAATATCACTGGCTTAAGGAAGTATACACCCACAAGGGCAAATCTACTTGGAGGCTCCCTAGGCTTCTCAACAAGCTTCACAAGCCTACCCTCCTCATCGAATTTCGCTACACCAAACCTAGTTGGATCATCAACCTCCTTCAATAGGATCATGGCATCATAATCCTCAGAAACAAATTTCTCAAGATGTTCTTTAATGCCATACTGAAGTATATTATCACCAAGATAAACTATGAAAGGCGAATCGCCAACAAAATCTTTGCATAAACTTACTGCATGGGCTATTCCAAGAGGCTTACCCTGATAAATATAAGTAATCCTAACACCAAACTTACTTCCATCACCATAATAATCCTTAACAAGCTCAGGAAATGTTTCGCCTAGAATTATCGCAATATCCCTAACGCCACAATCCCTAAGATCCTCAACAACATACTGACTAACAGGCTTATTAGCCACAGGAATCAACTGCTTAGGACCACTATAAGTTAAAGGCCTAAGCCTAGTACCAGCACCACCATGAAGAACAACACCCCTCAAAACAAAACCACCACAAACAAAAATAAAAACAAAACTTAAAAACACTACTAAAATAGCTCTATGAAAACAACGCTCATTTCCAGTTAGGTTTCCTACAATGAGTAGATTAAAAGAGGTCAAGTATAAAATATTTGAATTCTCCCTACTTTGAAATTCAATTCTAATTTTCTCATTCTCATCAGTCTTATGATATGTAGTGGTTATGATTTGTATGGCTTAGATGGAGAGGTTATAGTTAGAACGCCTTTTGGAGAAGTGGGTGTTGGGGCGTCTGATTATGGCCTCTTGTATGTATTGTTAGAACCATTAATTGAAACATACGGCAATATAAACGTTGATAATGCCATAGTAGTTGATGTAGGGGCATTTCTTGGTGAGACTGCTCTATTATTCGTGAAAAGAGGGGCTAGGAGGGTTTATGCCTTTGAACCAGTAAAAACATTCTATGACTATTTAATCAAAAATATTGCTAGGAACTCTGCTGAAGACAAGATTATTCCATTCAATTGTGGCGTATGGTTTCGAAATACTGTACTAAACGTTACTCTCCTGGGAACGGGTACAGGTCTCAGAGTAAATGCCAATTATCCATCAGTGAAACTTGATGTTAGAGATTTGAAGGATGTTCTCACAATGATTCATGATAGGGAGGGAGTTATTGATTTAGTTAAAATGGATTGTGAGGGATGTGAATATTCATTGCTTCAATTAGATGAAGAACACATAAAACTATCCAAACAATACATTGTGGAAATTCATGGGTGTGAAACTCCATTAATAGACAAGATGCTTCAAGCAGGCTACAATTCAAAGCTAATATTAAAATTAAATGAATTGGGTAAAATATACCTACCTCCGTTTGATTTTAGCTTCCAATTCCAGTTTGGAGATATACTCTTCAACTCTTCTAAACCATTTATTAAATTCTTCCTCAATATTCTCCCTAGGATATTCACCATTGTAAAAGTATTTTATGTGAAGTGTACTGATAAAATCGTTGAAGCTTATTCTATAGGGCTCTGGTAATTCTCTTTTAATTAAACCCCATCTACTTATTTCCGTTGAAAGGTAAACAATCGATGCTATTCTGGCTGCATGGAAGAGGGCGTCGAAGGCTTTTCTGCAAATTCTATCTTTATCGAGAGGATTTACTGTTTCCAGTGCAAGCTTCAAGAGTGATGCTGCTACTCTCAATGAAGATCTAGCTTCTTCAAATGTTGGATCACTTAGTCCCTCAGCATATTTGAGCAGGTATTCACCACTCCCATGCAGTATCTTGAAAGCACCTAAGACTCACCCCAGAAACTCTACCATTACTTGAGGAAGTATCCAAAGAGCTTAAAAAGATGAACACCCCCATACACATACATACTAATACAGACTCCCCGCAATGTGGATATGTTGAGGCAAATTGGTTGGGTTTCAACGACAACAATCGATAAAGCTGTTGAATTTGCCGAAAAGCTTGAGGGTATTGTTGACGGAGTTATAGCAACATGCGCAGGTGATTATGAGGGGGACTTAGAACTTCTGAAAGCATTACAGAAAATTAGGAAGAAGTAGTGTTCAAACAGTATTCAGACATAATACTCTATATTCTTATCCTTAATACAACCCAAACCATTTTTATATCATCGTTTCATAATGTATATTAAGCTAAACGCCCTAACATTTTACAATCATATTATGCTATTGAA encodes:
- a CDS encoding glycosyltransferase, with the translated sequence MRTSDDEMRIGVFFDGYLPLHETKDPGQLVLGFLDLGIQSEMITLYKQELKTYPIRFPFPIRFATRSQILTTDYWRTVPDDVIVAYTWLSRRYLPMVSAMKKAGKFVIVKADSDGRYAFPTDPRRLSFRYLLQNFHLLSFGEIFRRSYHVLRTKLMKRRRIRRVAEHIKLADKVIIESPQAQINLSYSLLYWGFNLSSKIYVVPNPVASDLVNTTVPFKKEKQVMVLGRWDAIEQKNTIRMVKVLCQFANLKPDYDIVIIGSGKEIIQKLISKITSSRIPDQLHLTGYIPRDEVIRHLARSRIFFMPSNWEGFSIAAAEAVCMGCTIVGTPIECLTFLTLGGFSGTIATDFTELPLLNALLIDAHKWEAGYYDPQSISHFWRNNLCRKAIAEKIVRLIDISKNEVHSSTSKPLH
- a CDS encoding glucose-1-phosphate thymidylyltransferase, giving the protein MRGVVLHGGAGTRLRPLTYSGPKQLIPVANKPVSQYVVEDLRDCGVRDIAIILGETFPELVKDYYGDGSKFGVRITYIYQGKPLGIAHAVSLCKDFVGDSPFIVYLGDNILQYGIKEHLEKFVSEDYDAMILLKEVDDPTRFGVAKFDEEGRLVKLVEKPREPPSRFALVGVYFLKPVIFDVIRDLKPSWRGELEITDALQMLIDRGFNVGYDFVRGWWFDTGKKDDILTVNAKILDERITGCVRGVLENSKVEGRVDIGEGTRIINSVVRGPSIIGEKCIIRDSYIGPYTSIGNNVSIIGSGVEYSVIMDNVSISGVDRLDECLVGRYSRIVRSEGNRRAVKLHISDYSEIIL
- a CDS encoding glycosyltransferase, translating into MLPKVTIGLCVKNNEPTIQFTIDSILKVNYPANLLELIVVDGMSKDRTVEIITQTLKNSSISYKLLSDEGRGLAYARQMVVDNATGEFIQWVDGDHVIPRDFILKQVKFIMSDEKLGAAEAITKHIGKSWISKLEGYTWLYYGLRRANIKELESVGSAGTIYRVSAIKSVGGYDTKIRGAGEDGDLSRRMRKAGWRLAMNPTAYYYHITRQRLRDLLKEYYWYGYGAYYVARKHSGEVTPIRFLPPLPLLSGLRHSIFIYLLTKDSTSFLLPIHYFLKRLAWIYGYSKAYINKYGW
- a CDS encoding dTDP-4-dehydrorhamnose 3,5-epimerase family protein, which translates into the protein MLEGVIIKPLRRFVDERGSFTEILRIDWKDIVKDEIVQANLSITYPNIVRAWHKHERGQVDYMVVVKGALKICAYDDESKELDEIISTAENPQIVRIPGRYWHGFKAFGTEPAILVYFTNKLYDYNNPDEARRPWNDPTIIPVKINGRSDDPRCNKPWDWFTPPHK
- the rfbD gene encoding dTDP-4-dehydrorhamnose reductase; the encoded protein is MKILVTGAGGLLGSRIVELASERGHEVYGLYLNHPPSMGFKIKMDITDFNGVEKLINQLKPHAIIHCAAITDVDLCERNRDLALKVNYEATKIIAKASEKIDAHMIYISTDYVFDGLKGMYREEDQPNPINTYGLTKLLGETTVMENCSRSLIARASVIYGSKPAAGKVNFALWILGKLKSGERVKALKDQYVSPTLNTNLALMILDALEMNLTGIIHMSGATRVSRYEFAIHIARKFNLDEGLVEEAYMNEMNWIAKRPRDSSLNVSKASKTLKVKPMSLNEALEELYLELKEDA
- the rfbB gene encoding dTDP-glucose 4,6-dehydratase; this translates as MRILVTGGLGFIGSNFIRYMLTTEKNVEIVNLDKMGVGSNIENLRDLERDERYRFVKGDINDSTILSKLIREVDAVVNFAAETHVDRSITDPRAFLESNTIGTFNLLENARIFNRKVRIVHVSTDEVYSDILVGSYDEESRLKPSSPYSASKAAADMFCHAYHRTYGLDIIITRCVNNFGPYQFPEKLIPKTIIRAKLGLKVPIYGSGKNVRDWIYVLDHCEALKLVLERGVSGEIYNISAGNEYENIEVVRRILNIMGLGEDMMEFVEDRPGHDLRYSINSSKIRRELGWKPKYDFEEALRETVEWYILNEWWWKPLADERVLHPTPWKLK
- a CDS encoding glycosyltransferase; the encoded protein is MASTTRHPISYYAERMKFFQYMAAGKPILAEEAPGTKSVFNDDAHYVKLDDIDAMADAILKLYYDEDLRRRLGYKSRKRLETLFEWSKLIPTYRNFILSVLN
- a CDS encoding FkbM family methyltransferase; its protein translation is MYGLDGEVIVRTPFGEVGVGASDYGLLYVLLEPLIETYGNINVDNAIVVDVGAFLGETALLFVKRGARRVYAFEPVKTFYDYLIKNIARNSAEDKIIPFNCGVWFRNTVLNVTLLGTGTGLRVNANYPSVKLDVRDLKDVLTMIHDREGVIDLVKMDCEGCEYSLLQLDEEHIKLSKQYIVEIHGCETPLIDKMLQAGYNSKLILKLNELGKIYLPPFDFSFQFQFGDILFNSSKPFIKFFLNILPRIFTIVKVFYVKCTDKIVEAYSIGLW
- a CDS encoding glycosyltransferase family 2 protein, giving the protein MSSSPKCSVIVLNYNGMKFIKNCFKSLLLTNYPNFEILFVDNCSKDGSREWLENEIKKLNNNSIKFIPLDKNYGFAKGNNIGIRFSDPRSEFIVLLNNDTEVEPDWLEKLVNFMLKYNDVGIAQCKLRSLKNRACIDSGGGVIDYIGRVLIIGSGEYDDERFSKPYEVFYAQGAAIVIRRSILRKVGLLDEDYFINYEETDLCWRCWLHGMKVAFISDSIVYHYGSATISSGSEELPRPFILYHSRKNQITTLIKNYSAKNAIKYVAYLYIRYIFFTIRLIFKGRIKHASAYVKAMLWPIVKLKGIIRKRMFIQKYVRRVSDKEVMKRMLDLKVYESIKTQLAKRNILKAQRFKV